A single window of Bradyrhizobium daqingense DNA harbors:
- a CDS encoding (2Fe-2S)-binding protein yields MAKISLIVNGNPVTANVDPRTLLVQFLRENLRLTGTHVGCDTSQCGACVVHLDGKAVKSCTTLAVMADGHEVKTIEGLAADGAPLHPMQEAFREHHGLQCGFCTPGMIMTAIDIVHRKGHELDDHTIREELEGNLCRCTGYQNIVTSISAGAKAMAKSDLA; encoded by the coding sequence ATGGCAAAAATCTCCCTCATCGTGAACGGCAATCCAGTCACGGCCAATGTCGATCCCCGCACCCTCCTGGTGCAGTTCCTGCGCGAGAATCTGCGGCTGACCGGCACGCATGTCGGCTGCGACACCTCGCAGTGCGGCGCCTGCGTCGTGCATCTCGACGGCAAGGCGGTGAAGTCCTGCACCACGCTCGCGGTGATGGCCGACGGCCACGAGGTCAAGACGATCGAGGGACTGGCTGCCGACGGTGCGCCGCTGCATCCGATGCAGGAAGCCTTCCGCGAGCATCATGGCCTTCAGTGCGGCTTCTGCACGCCCGGCATGATCATGACCGCGATCGACATCGTGCATCGCAAGGGTCATGAGCTCGACGACCACACCATCCGCGAAGAGCTGGAAGGCAATCTCTGCCGCTGCACCGGCTACCAGAACATCGTCACTTCGATCTCCGCCGGCGCCAAGGCGATGGCGAAATCCGATCTCGCGTAA
- a CDS encoding CoxG family protein, with protein sequence MAMTMNGEVQLAAPREAVWDKLNDPEVLKACIPGCEELEKTDDGGFRATAKMKVGPVSARFKGKVTLSDLDPPNGYKISGEGEGGVAGFAKGGAAVRLAEKDGGTLLSYDVEAQIGGKLAQLGQRLINGAAKKLADEFFANFAKAVQG encoded by the coding sequence ATGGCCATGACGATGAACGGCGAAGTCCAACTTGCGGCGCCGCGCGAGGCCGTGTGGGACAAGCTCAATGATCCCGAAGTTTTGAAGGCCTGCATTCCCGGCTGCGAGGAGCTGGAGAAGACCGACGACGGCGGCTTTCGCGCGACCGCGAAAATGAAGGTCGGCCCGGTGTCCGCGCGCTTCAAGGGCAAGGTCACGCTGTCCGATCTCGACCCGCCCAACGGCTACAAGATCTCTGGTGAAGGCGAGGGCGGGGTGGCCGGCTTCGCCAAGGGCGGCGCAGCCGTCAGGCTCGCGGAGAAGGACGGCGGCACGCTGCTCTCCTACGACGTCGAGGCACAGATCGGCGGCAAGTTGGCGCAGCTCGGTCAGCGCCTCATCAACGGCGCGGCCAAAAAGCTGGCCGACGAATTTTTTGCGAACTTCGCCAAGGCGGTACAGGGCTGA
- a CDS encoding 3-carboxy-cis,cis-muconate cycloisomerase, which translates to MSTSLSPLLAPMLSSAAMRAACDDRSTLQNMLDFEAALARAEAATGVIPSSAVGPIASACRADAFDMAALAEAATRSGNLAIPLVKALTANVGKADAEAARYVHWGATSQDVIDTATMLTLRAGIGVLDADLSRAIKGFAALARAHRATAMVARTWLQHALPMPFGLKAAEYAASLARARCRLRRLSREGLALQFGGAAGTLAALGDKGLTVAERLAQELNLPLPEAPWHTHRDRIAEAASSFAILAGSCGKIARDVSLLMQTDVAEAFEPAGEGRGGSSTMPHKRNPVAAASALGAATMAPQLAATILAAQVQDHERSAGPWHAEWPTLPQLMLVTSGALAAIVDIAEGLEIDTARMRSNLDATHGLIMAEAVTFALAETIGKSDAHHLIEAASKRAVAEKKHLREVLSADSLVTSHLAPEKIAALFEPMAYQGASQALIDRLLDSLDEA; encoded by the coding sequence ATGAGTACATCGCTCTCCCCCCTGCTTGCCCCGATGCTGTCGAGCGCGGCCATGCGCGCGGCCTGCGACGATCGTTCGACCCTGCAGAACATGCTCGATTTCGAGGCAGCTCTGGCCCGCGCCGAGGCCGCCACAGGTGTGATCCCCTCGTCCGCGGTGGGGCCAATCGCGTCCGCCTGCAGGGCTGATGCCTTTGACATGGCCGCCCTGGCCGAGGCTGCAACGCGGTCGGGCAATCTCGCGATTCCCCTGGTCAAAGCGTTGACCGCCAATGTCGGCAAGGCCGATGCGGAGGCTGCGCGCTACGTGCATTGGGGCGCGACCAGTCAGGACGTCATCGACACCGCGACCATGCTCACGCTGCGCGCCGGCATCGGGGTCCTGGATGCCGACCTCAGCCGCGCCATCAAGGGGTTTGCCGCATTGGCGCGCGCCCATCGCGCCACCGCGATGGTGGCGCGAACCTGGCTCCAGCACGCGCTGCCGATGCCGTTCGGCCTGAAGGCCGCTGAATACGCCGCAAGCCTTGCACGCGCCCGCTGCCGCCTCAGGCGGCTCTCCCGCGAGGGCCTCGCGCTGCAATTCGGCGGCGCCGCCGGTACGCTCGCCGCGCTCGGAGATAAGGGGCTCACAGTCGCCGAGCGGCTGGCGCAGGAGCTAAACCTGCCGCTGCCCGAAGCCCCCTGGCACACCCATCGCGACCGCATTGCGGAGGCCGCTTCAAGCTTCGCGATCCTCGCCGGCAGCTGCGGCAAGATCGCGCGCGACGTATCGCTGCTGATGCAGACCGACGTCGCCGAAGCGTTCGAGCCCGCCGGCGAAGGCCGCGGCGGCTCCTCGACCATGCCGCACAAGCGCAACCCGGTTGCCGCCGCTAGTGCGCTGGGGGCAGCGACCATGGCCCCGCAGCTCGCTGCCACGATTTTGGCCGCGCAGGTGCAGGATCATGAGCGCAGTGCCGGCCCGTGGCACGCTGAATGGCCGACGCTGCCGCAATTGATGCTGGTCACCTCGGGGGCGCTGGCCGCCATCGTCGATATCGCCGAGGGCCTCGAAATCGATACCGCCCGCATGCGCAGCAATCTCGATGCGACGCACGGGTTGATCATGGCGGAGGCGGTCACCTTTGCGCTGGCCGAGACAATCGGCAAGAGCGATGCCCATCATCTCATCGAAGCCGCCAGCAAGCGCGCCGTCGCCGAGAAGAAACATCTGCGCGAGGTCCTGTCGGCCGATTCGCTCGTCACGTCGCATCTGGCGCCGGAAAAAATTGCGGCATTGTTCGAGCCGATGGCCTATCAAGGGGCTTCCCAGGCCCTGATCGACCGGCTGCTGGACAGCCTCGACGAAGCCTGA
- the pcaD gene encoding 3-oxoadipate enol-lactonase, which yields MPTIDADGCLLNVSVEGRDGGPTLMLSNSLGCTLQMWEPQMKALTQVFRVIRYDRRGHGKSSVPPGPYTMERFGRDVLAILDDLNIEKVHWCGLSMGGMVGQWLGANAPERFGKLILANTSCYYAEPTKWLERIDAVKKGGIAAVADAVIAGWLTQDFREREPEITAKMKSMLLASPVEGYLACCEALSTLDQRALLPKIKSPTLVIAGRHDVATPISAGELIRSSIPGASMTIIDAAHISNVEQPHAFTDAVVGFLTQR from the coding sequence ATGCCCACGATCGATGCCGACGGATGCCTGCTCAACGTCTCCGTCGAGGGCCGCGACGGCGGACCGACCTTGATGCTCTCCAATTCGCTCGGCTGTACGCTTCAGATGTGGGAGCCGCAGATGAAGGCGCTGACGCAGGTGTTCCGCGTCATCCGCTATGACCGCCGCGGCCACGGCAAGTCGAGCGTCCCGCCCGGTCCCTACACGATGGAGCGCTTTGGCCGCGACGTGCTCGCGATCCTCGACGATCTCAACATCGAGAAGGTGCATTGGTGCGGCCTGTCGATGGGCGGCATGGTCGGGCAATGGCTGGGCGCCAACGCGCCGGAGCGCTTCGGCAAGCTCATCCTCGCCAACACCTCCTGCTATTATGCCGAACCGACCAAATGGCTGGAGCGCATCGACGCCGTGAAGAAGGGCGGAATCGCGGCGGTCGCCGATGCCGTGATCGCAGGCTGGCTGACGCAGGATTTCCGCGAGCGCGAGCCTGAGATCACCGCGAAGATGAAGTCGATGCTGCTCGCCTCCCCCGTCGAGGGTTATCTCGCCTGCTGCGAGGCGCTATCGACGCTGGACCAGCGTGCGCTACTGCCCAAGATCAAGAGCCCGACGCTGGTGATCGCCGGCCGCCACGACGTGGCAACCCCGATCTCGGCGGGCGAACTGATCCGCTCGAGCATTCCCGGCGCCAGCATGACCATCATCGACGCCGCCCACATTTCCAACGTCGAACAGCCGCATGCGTTCACGGACGCGGTGGTGGGATTCTTGACGCAGCGCTAG
- a CDS encoding carboxymuconolactone decarboxylase family protein, producing the protein MDDQKRRDAGMNVRRKVLGNAWVDKSIANRNAFNTDFQDMITRYAWGEIWTRPHFDERTRRVLVIGTMVALGQWDEFRLHVRAALAEGGFTPDDIKEILLQQAIYCGVPAVNHAVKEASAIVQELGLLKS; encoded by the coding sequence ATGGACGACCAGAAGCGCCGCGATGCCGGCATGAACGTGCGCCGAAAGGTGCTGGGCAATGCCTGGGTCGACAAGTCGATCGCCAACCGCAACGCCTTCAACACCGATTTTCAGGACATGATCACCCGTTACGCCTGGGGCGAGATCTGGACGCGGCCGCATTTCGACGAGCGCACGCGGCGGGTGCTGGTGATCGGCACCATGGTCGCGCTCGGGCAATGGGACGAATTCCGCCTGCATGTACGCGCAGCGCTCGCCGAGGGCGGCTTCACGCCCGACGATATCAAGGAAATCCTGCTGCAGCAGGCGATCTATTGCGGCGTGCCGGCGGTCAATCACGCCGTCAAGGAAGCCTCAGCGATTGTGCAGGAGCTCGGCCTGCTCAAGAGCTAG